TTCGTTACTTCACTATATCTTAGACGAATTTCATATTGACGAGCACAATTTACCAGTCAGTAGCGTCCACTTCGTTATACAACAAGTATCAAGTGAAGCCCACTTGTACCAGTATGTTAATTTTCCTCTGTAGCATCCTCTTAGTAATTATAATGAGCACCTCTATTCGAGGGTAGTAATGCCTTTTGTCCTCAGGCGTCAAACAGTTTATTTCCGCTACCGTTAACGTCAAATGggttaaaattttaccgtgatttgtaaaaatatccttatcgtgattcgtcagagcaaggacgtatattagacgtatgttagttatacgtccttggtcAGAGGTCTCGAATAATTATCGTTCCcgtcatttttggaaaaaaaattaacctgtttcgtcaaaatcagtcgatgtttttatcgtctaaaagaaaatgtacattttatcgtcatacaCCAAAAACTACTGTTAACGTCCTTTGGCAAGATCTTTTACCATTTTTCGTCATGAAAGTACCCCCATTACGACCCTCCTATATGAAGTtataaaggggcactagctgtcgaATTCATgttaaccgatttgactcaaattttcagatttgatttataaaaatgattttttaaccaTATTGCACCCGCtaagtgaaaagggattaatataagttgcaaccAGGTGCTCTGccgggtgcagctttatacgaccgcagaggtcgaaccctgaacaattggggcaagtatggacaaaacattcaagcttgCTTGACACAGCTCTGAacttggattgtgatcaaatttttgacataatatgagtttattacacaaaacaaatgtcaagatcttacaaatctattgcacaatattgtgcaattaaagatttcttcttcaaactttttcaaaaattttgggaaaaaaaattgaaaactaccacccccccccccccccccccccccccccctttttttggcaaTTAGTccaaacctgacatttctttatacattatttacaagtagtgtaagctTAAGGGAGGTAAATacgaacatacccaacattgtatgttaaatgtttttaaattaccTCGCTTAcatttaaattgtcttaattgtccagaAAACCTAgtttccccctttttttgcccctaattccaatttttttttagcaataaccccccaaagtcaGTACTAACTATCCCTTCattgtatggaaacttgtggtataatttcatagagattcatacacttaaacacaagttattgtttgaaaactacaaaaatgcttattttgggccccctttttggcccctaattcctaaactgtttagACCACAACCCTAAAATCAATACTAACTATCCCTtcgtggtatggaaacttgtggtataatttcagagagattcatacacttaaacacaagttattgtttgaaaactacaaaatgctgattttgggcccccttttttggcccctaattcttaactattgggaccataaccccttAAAACCAATACTAACTATcacttcatggtatggaaacttgtggtataatttcagagagattcatacacttaaacactagttattgtttgaaaactacaaaaatgcttattttgggccccctttttggcccctaattccaaaactattgggaccataacccccaaaatcaatcccaaccttcctttagtagtaatgaaccttctggtaaaattttataaagatccattcactaaaactaaagttattgtccggaaactaaatgtgtcttcggacgacgacaacatgatagcattatacgacgcaaaattttttttgcggtcgtataaaaacttgtttcccaatccactataaataaatatctttaatctAGAAAGGTTTAAATAATCAATTTACAGGGCATGGGCTCAATAATATTTAACTTTGTTATGTgtgcatttaacttttaaatcttgacgccatctaattaactattgagTTCAGTTGACCACTGAAGACCTCTGATggtcatataagcgatataaacataaatatagatataaatagaactctttcaatagacaactttcgagttcgatgcatttccgttaaaaactctggttttagtgaacgtcatttgtgcatttaggggcatcgtcacttccattccaatgttgagcgagtggttggaaaactatctTCTATATTGttcgaattattcggcaaattgaattctcaaaattgacaatcagcactgctgtcattagggaattgtcattaagtacctacagaacaaccattatttctagtttatcctgcacaaagcaatcactaagacgcttgatgaacgttaatagtgcagggatacaggcgatcccctctatctggtaaatgacgtcataaaggtgcGTATAATTGaagagttttttccggtgacggatgaactcgaaagtggtctattggatttttctaggtttgtttaatttcatattatagtttaaaaatatatcttaatcATTGTTTTTACTTGTACattgtataagaatgatttttttgtggatcgactCAGTCAATccaatgatttacctttgtttcactttcaactTTGACATTCTAGGTAAAGGGTTAAATTAAAATTCACATGAttacgtattcaatgaggtcaTATTATTCACTTGCTAGTGAATAATTCCTCATCACTGTTTATTATCTAAATTTGGCTAAAATTAATATTCCTGAATCAGCATATTTTTgaaatagtaacttctaaaaataaattgacagctaatcacctcaagacaaaacaacatttctttatacatagtttaaaagcagtgtaagggaggtaatccaaacatataatttgtacttttaaaaactGTCCAGTtaccaggaaacccttgttttccccctttttccTAAAAGGTTTGAGCCATAAACCCCCAAagccaatcctaaccatccctttgtggtattgaAACTTGTGGTATAAGTTCAGTGAGATccatacacaagttattgtcggAAAACTAGAAAAAAGCTTACTTTGAGACcctttttgggcccctaatttctaaactgttgggaccataaccctcaaaatcaatcctaaccttctttttgtgtttataaaccttgtgtttaaatttcataaatttcttttatcatttattaaagttattgtccggaaaccaaatgtctttggactaCACGGACAACGATGTGATACTACTGTATACGACTACAAAATTTGCGGtcgaataaaaacaaatattaaagccaataaaaatttaccaaatcaATCATTTAATTCCACAATGAGGTATTTAGTGGACATGACCTTGTGGAAGGCCACATTATAAGTACATATTAACGACAACACATAAGTCCTATTAGTTTCATTGTACAGCAATatatgtttatagatataggagtaaTAGTCTTTCTTAATTGTACAGCAATatatgtttatagatataggagtaaTAGTCTTAAATTggcatttgttttaaattgtgcagtatttattactttttattgcATATAAGATAATAACCATCACCTGAGTATAAaaccaatcaaatgttcaccCTTTTTTTTAAACCTGTTTACAAGCTTTGGTAACCATGTTACCAcaagtttcaaaaatattttataaaaactaaaattaataaaaagaatggttTCTTTAAATTACCCAAGATATGTTAATAactctgaatttttttctggaatGAAATGCATGGTTTACTTCCTACAAATGTATGTTTGTAGTGGTAGATTGTCAAATTCAAGGAAACTCTTTTTCATATGAAACAGGATGTGAGGTactatcagtggcggatccagaaattttcataagtgggggcccactgactgacctaagagggggcccgctccagtcacgcttcagtgattccctatataagcaaccaaattttttcccaaaaagggggggcccgggcccccccccccctaaatccacctctgactATAATGTGACGGTATTACAAAATTAATGTCAGAAAGTGTAAAGAGGATACTAAACCTATGATAACTAGTACTATATCAACATAGTATGATTAATATTAGTCTATTATTGAACACTGTCATGgcaatataaaatgaaatatataacaaagaataTTACCTACCATTTTCAGAATCTGTCATTTTGAAAAGAACATAAGCTACtaatttaacatatatttaaTACCATAGGTTGACATATACCCCACACATATTTGTATCACAAGTTTATAACGTCATTCATTAGCATGGTATATGTTTAACCTTTGAGTGTTATAAAAAAAAGGCTTAGAATACAGATGATCTAACTAGTAATGTCAAATACACTAATTAGTATAATAGTTAACAATTGATCAGTAGAGAGTAATCGACTGTgtgagggctgtatagccagtcaaggtcgttaaacacttccatatatagAGAGTAACACTATAGAGTAGTAAATGTCATCAGAGATGGGTTTTGGTGTCATTATATGAGTTATGACAATAGACAGGTGCTCTATTCTACATGGTCTAGACAACTTACTGAACTAGTTGAAATTTAAGAAATGCTGACAATTTGATAAGTTGATAAAACAAATACACAATTACACATTGTTACACATTacattgaatatttgttttatttcagacatTATGGGATGTCTGAATTAGATGAAGAAATACAGAGTTTAAAGTCATTTTATTGTCAACCTGGAGAATTTGCGGTCAAAGGTAAGTGTATTTGAACTAAATGTACAATGTGAAGTCAGTTTAAGAATGTGTTGTTTGCAATTTTTtatatcactgggtcgatacctctgctggtggactatcagtcctcgagggtatcatcagctcagtagtcagtacttcagtactgacatgatttaacaaactttactaaaaatgtccgtttataaatttgaattgattaagaaactaaggtttcaactccctcaggcaaaagTTGGCTtcagatgaatttggctatttattttaggtatttttgaaaTATAGCACTTCAACggttttggtacttatacatctttggatttcaaatgtttggctttgagcgttcctgatatgATGACGGTAGatccagaaaagcactttggacgcaagaaattattaaacgtgttgttttcaattttttacatcactgttgcgatacctctgctggtaaactatcagtccccgaaggtatcatcagctcagtagtcagaacttcggtactgacatgatttaacaaactttactaaaattgtgtgtttataaattatgaaattattaagaaactaaggtttcaactccctcaggcaaagttggcttaagatgaatttggctatttattttagtttttttttacatatagctGTTCAACGGTTTCAGTACTTATACTTctttatatttcaaatgtttggctttgagggTTCCTGATgatggtaaatccagaaaagtgcttcggacgcaagaaattattaaacgtgttgttttcaattttttattttttatccctGGTTAGATTTTGATCAACTTGGTATCAATACGATTCAATAGATGGATAAAATtagtgaaataaacaaaataaaaatatacccCCAGTCATATCATAAAACTAaatatgaccccccccccccaaatgtaGGTAATGAAAAAATTGACACCtattcccccccccccaaaccccgcaccccaccccacccccaccTTGTGCTAATATTTATCAATGACTTAAACCATTTAATTTACACCATAATTGTTTTGTAGGATGACaacatgtacttataaaaattagctacattttgtaattatattgATTTTACAGAATttggaaacaacaaacaaatattagTTCATTTAAAACATAACCAACCTAGCCAGAAGCCAATACTTATAAATGTCGACCTCAGAGTAACAGAAAGTTATCCAGAACAAATACCAGAGATAATAGTAAACAGTTCACAACTGACCCATGAAGTTCTAACAATTATACGTAAAGATGCTACAGAATGTGCTCACCAGAATCGAGGACAGGCTatgatttttgtagttttatgtAGTATTCAGGACAACTTAGATAAACTGGTTGATGAACAATATTCTTTAAAGGTACCAGAGGAAGATGACACAGGAGATGTGTGGAATTGTTTGCTGTTACTTGATCATATGAGAGCTAAATCTAAATACATTAAAACAATTCACAAGTGGACACAAGAACTTGATCTTAAGGGGAGACTACTGTTCTATGGGAAACTTATCCTTATATTACTGCAGGGTAAACATGTTAACATTAAGgtaacaatttattttattttaaacccaCACTGAATTTGCTAGAACATTTTTACAGTtacataaatatgtatataaatctttTGAAACCTTCTTTGTATTGAGCTACTTTGTGGttatgttttggtctttttaccTCGTAGGACCAGTGCTTTGCACATAGCTTAAAATCATCCAACAttgtaatttttcaacatgtttaaaaaatgttaatcgtaatctgttttttttttaatattaatatttagctgatgtttgttttatagtaattTACATGTATTCACAGATAACTATTAATCAAAATCATAGTTGAAATATAATTAACCTAAATGGGCCcttgaaaaatatttctcctaTATTGTCAGTGATACATTTTTACTGGTGGTGGTGGTGGGGAGGGGGGAGGGTAATTGTTTTGGGAACTTATCTGTGACCACTTCCTTGCCCCCTCCCCAAATCCAACAAAACCATAGTGTCTCTTGAATAAAAAACTTGGAATGATGAGGACTTCTGTGGTTTCACCCTTTTAAATATATGTGGATTTTATTCTtcttaaaaaaatcttaattatttCCCCTCACAAAAACAGCACTTGCCTGAGCAATGACATAGATTTTTAttctaaaaaagttaaatttttacCAAAACATTTCTCAGCTTTTATCATTTAAAGAAACCCCTTACAAACAGTAATAAGAAGTTCTTTCCCATAATagcaaacattaaaatgtatactGGAGAATGAATTAGTACTGTTTGGCTTTGGTTGGTAGTTTGACAGTACTACAACTAAAACCATGGACTTGTAAAcaattttttcttgaaactggacATTTTATACAGagctaaggcagcaaccattcgattttctgggggggggctatggtttttttttctggacaaattttttttttcgcgacaagtcgaaaacaatttttttctttcaattttagcattacatatagtggcagctgagggtgaaacaaacaatttttttttctcagaatcaagaacaaatgatttttttctccaaaaactggaaacaaacttttttttccaaaaaaaaccatagccccccccccagaaaatcaaatggttgctgcctaatgtaACAGTTGTTAGGTATAGGTATAAATATAGACAGATTTACATTATTTAGCTGAAATATTTCTGAATGAACATTGATCTTGCTCTGACTAATCTTCTGATGTCATGCAACAATATATGAGggtggtaatgggggtaccttcatgaagaataatggtaaaaattcttgccaaatgacattAACGGTAATTTTGGTGCATGATGACAACATGTACACTTTTTTTAAGACGATAACAAAAATTactgattttgacaaatcacgttaattttttccaaaaatgatggtaacgataattatttaaGACCTATCACGATAAAgttattttgacgaatcacggtaaaataTTAACCAATTTGACACTAACGGTAGCTGAAAATGACCATTTGACGCCTGatggtaaagggcattactaccctcatatataatttgaattttgacataaatttttatacgaccaaaaaaattaaatttaaatttttggttgtatattggtatcacatcatCGTCGTAGTCAGCTTTGTTCGAAGACAGTTtatttctggataataactttagtataagtaaatggaaatcaataaaataaaatcaataaaacaaggtttataaccactaaaagaaggttgggattgattttgggggttttggtcccaacagtttaggatccaaaattaaactttgtttgatttcatcaaaaattgaattattaggGTTCTATAATATGCAGAATctaccgtgtatttagattcttaatttttggtcctgttttcaaattggtctacattaaggtccaaaggttccaaaattaaacttagtttgattttaacaaaaattgaattcttgggttttttcgatatgctgaatctaatcatgttttttttaaagatttttgatatttgggccctgttatcaaattggtccacattgaggtctaaagggtccaaagttgaactttatttgatttcatcaaaaattgaattctgggggttctttgatatgctgaatctaaccatgtagtcagattttggatattggactataaaaggtaaatgtccaatttaaaatatttaagttcttagaccacattcattctgtgtcacaaacctatgctgtgtcaactattttatcacaatccaaattcagagctgtatcaagcttgaatgttgagTCCGTACTTgtccaaactgttcagggttcaacctctgcgttCGTTTCAAGCTGGGGCCTGCAgagaattttattttgaataattgtgaTGCAAAATCTTGCGAGAGCTTGTGTAATTTTAAGAAATGGCAGacaaatttacataaaaagtaTAAATTGTATGTCTATTGCTTGGGTAAACAGCTAAATTTGGGTGTCTTTATCTATTGTTAACCTTGGGATCATTATTAAAATCAATCTCATTTAaggactttttttatgttttaggaCTATTTAATCAGACATCGAAGTGTAAATGTTGATGTTGATTCACATGGAAGGAGTTGTAAAGAAAGAATGATGACTGTTGTATGTGAAGAGAAGGCCACAGGTAGCAAAAGGTATGGTGGTTCCAATGATAATTGTTCAGAGGAAATGCTCTCTGTGCTattatcaatgtaaatatataataagataCATATATTCTTGCACTATGTTTATAGTTTTGTCAAATATATAACCTCCATATTGGAAAAGTAAAATGTTAATGATTTAGACAAAGAGATGTGAATGGCTAACAAAATGATTAAATTCTACAGCTTGAAGTGAAAGATATATAGATTATCATGTCCCCTTTTGTCAAAATTACGTTGTAGCCATGTTTTATTCTCCCAAATACAGCTGATGATATTCATATATAAGTATTATTTAATCAATGTTAATTGTAGATGCTTAGGTCAGTTTCTCAGTAACTATTATTTACAGGAAAGTAAAAGGTCTAAAGttacggtacccaaattgcaccgagtacacAAATTGCAACTATTCAACATAAAGAGCTGAGACATTCTTAGACGTTTGATTTGAGACTAAACAAaaagtcatcttttaaaaatgaaagaaaaaaatatgtaataagcATCCATTTAAAAAGAATGAATAATAAGCACATActaatgtcaaattgttctaaatatttgaaaaaatataacaaaacatctgttatttgatttttaatgatgtgaatttaagcatggatgcaatttgggtactcaaCATTACAGAATCATGAATcgattcaaacccatttttctatgACTCAATATGGATTGAAAATCtaattggtgtacctatataataaagaaggatatggctacaaaataaacatggagTGGAAATTTTcgtcttgatcataaaaaaacatagGTGAGAAAAACTGTCAATTTAGGTGCAATTTAGGTACCGTCATGTTATAGCTTTTACAATGTACAGGTCTGTTGGACTACGATCATTTGATCGAAATCTCATTCCACATTAAATTGTCATGTTGTAGTTTGTTTCTCAGTTGATGTTAAAACATGCCAtgtattgccatttttttttctttcaaatattttgattgttttttgttttttttaatattttcagatTTCCAGATTTTACTGTTGTGGAGTATGCTTTAAAAGAAGACTTAGTGAAGCTATTTTCTGACTTTGATTTGTCCACATTatattataaatacattaaagatgtttatttatgataatatttatttttacttctaaTGAATGCCTATACAAATCATAGAACTACTAAACAGATTGATGTCCTTTTCATTGATATGTTTCAAAGGTCATTGTACTTTGGTTCtgatcaaaaagacaaaaaagtgtCACAGTTCAGTAAATAATCGTGGTTGACCTATGATGTGTAAACATATTATAAAGCTACACGGGAGACAGACCTGGAAGGTCTTATTTTAGCCCTAAAATAGGACTTCGTGAAATTAAAGATAAATAACAATATTTGTGATTTGAAAGATACAAATTTAATTAGgacatataaaggcaacagtagtataccgctgttcttgTTTTTTCTGTTTGGTTTTAGTTGCAttcctattcaaatgcattttgaaGGTTTATTTCTTTCTGAATAGCATTTCTTCGACcaaaataaatttgttataaagAGATCTATATGGGTGACCGTGATATGTTTAATACACACCCTTACAAAAAGTTATAGTGGTCAATGCATGTGGTCAATGTCTTCTGAAGCTTAAACTACCATCAGatattgttacatatttattcatcaaatatttaCCATAATTATCTCAGTTATATTTCATGTAATTTTGAGCCAATATTGACCCTTTGTGAATCTCTCCTTCGGGTTGGCATGTATTATTCAATAACGCATGAAATGAATGATGTAAGACTCGATTTTAGAATTGAGGgctcattaaaaaaataataaatttattataaaaaagaagatgtggtatgattgccaatgagacaactctccacaatagaccaaaatgacacagaaattaacaactataggtcactgcacggccttcaacaatgagcaaagcccatatcacatagtcaactataaaaggccctgaaatgacaatgtaaaacaattcaaatgagaaaactaacggccttaattatataaaactagaggctccaaagagcctgtgtcgctcaccttggtctttgtgcatattaaacaaaggacacagatggattaatgacaaaattgtgttttggtgatggtgatgtgtttgtagatcttattttactgaacattcttgctgcttaaaattatctctatctataatgaacttggcacagtagttacagtggaaaatattttgtgaaaatttaccaaaatttacaaaatttatgaaaattgtcaaatattgactataaagggcaataactccttaaggggtcaattgaccattttgatcatttgacttatttgtaggtcttactttgctgtacaatgttgctgtttacagtttatctctatctataataatattcaagataataaccaaaagctgccaAATTGTcctaaaattactaattcaggggcagctacCCAACAACGGATTCTctgatccatctgaaaatttcagggcatatagatcttgacctaatgaacaatttaatcatataagatttgctctaaattctttggtttCAGAAATATGAGCCAATAACGGCATTTTATCCTTTTTATACGAcggcaaaatttgaaaattttttcgtcgtatattgctatcacgttggcgtcgtcgtcgtcgttgtcgtcgtccgaatacttttagttttcgcactctaactttagtagaagtgaatagaaatctatgaaattttaacacaaggtttatgaccacaaaaggaagattgggattgattttgggagttttggtcccaacattttaggaattaggggccaaaaagggcccaaataagcattttcttggttttcgcactataacttcagttgaagttaatagaaatctatgaaattttgacacaaggtttatgaccacaaaagaaaggttgggattgatttttggagttttggttccaacagtttaggaattaggggccaaaaaagggcccaaataagcattattcttggtttttgcacaataactttagtttaagtaaatagaaatcaatgaaatttaaacacaatgtttatgaccacaaaaggaaggttggtattgattttgggagttttggtcccaacagtttaggaataaagggcccaaagggtccaaaattaaactttgtttgatttcatcaaaaattgaaaaattggggTTCtgtgatatgccgaatctaactgtgtatgtagattcttaatttttggtcccgttttcaaattggtctacattaaggtccaaagggtccaaaattaaacttagtttgattttaacaaaaattgaatccttggggttctttgatatgctgaatctaaaaatgtacttagatttcttattattggcccagttttcaagttggtccaaatcggggtccataattaaactttgtttgatttcatcaaaaattgaataattggggttctttgttatgccaaatctaactgtgtatgtagattcttaatttttggtcccattttaaaattggtctacatttaagtccaaagggtccaaaattaaactaattttgattttaacaaaaattgaattcttgggcctctttgatatgctgaatctaaacatgtacttagatttttgattatgggcccagttttcaagttggtccaaatcaggatccaaaattattatattaagtattgtgcaatagcaagaaattttcaattgcacagtattcagcaatagcaagaaatcttcaattgcacagtattgtgcaatagcaagaaatcttcaattgcacagtattgtgcaatagcaaatattttcaattgcacagtattgcacaatagcaagaaatatctaattgcacaatattgtgcaatagcaagaaattccaattggatttcaattggagttatctttctttgtccagaatagtagttgaatcaacttaaatca
This sequence is a window from Mytilus edulis chromosome 1, xbMytEdul2.2, whole genome shotgun sequence. Protein-coding genes within it:
- the LOC139502591 gene encoding RWD domain-containing protein 3-like isoform X1, with product MTIDRHYGMSELDEEIQSLKSFYCQPGEFAVKEFGNNKQILVHLKHNQPSQKPILINVDLRVTESYPEQIPEIIVNSSQLTHEVLTIIRKDATECAHQNRGQAMIFVVLCSIQDNLDKLVDEQYSLKVPEEDDTGDVWNCLLLLDHMRAKSKYIKTIHKWTQELDLKGRLLFYGKLILILLQGKHVNIKDYLIRHRSVNVDVDSHGRSCKERMMTVVCEEKATGSKRFPDFTVVEYALKEDLVKLFSDFDLSTLYYKYIKDVYL
- the LOC139502591 gene encoding RWD domain-containing protein 3-like isoform X2; this encodes MSELDEEIQSLKSFYCQPGEFAVKEFGNNKQILVHLKHNQPSQKPILINVDLRVTESYPEQIPEIIVNSSQLTHEVLTIIRKDATECAHQNRGQAMIFVVLCSIQDNLDKLVDEQYSLKVPEEDDTGDVWNCLLLLDHMRAKSKYIKTIHKWTQELDLKGRLLFYGKLILILLQGKHVNIKDYLIRHRSVNVDVDSHGRSCKERMMTVVCEEKATGSKRFPDFTVVEYALKEDLVKLFSDFDLSTLYYKYIKDVYL